A single window of Thiomicrorhabdus immobilis DNA harbors:
- a CDS encoding zinc ABC transporter substrate-binding protein produces the protein MWNILSSLIHKVRKEFNLAISRLPSVRLANAGYVFLSFSIMSYAASSYAVTITVSIPPLAGMIAPLLGDEDRVEVILKPGASPHGFQLKPSHLRNLQNSDLIVWVGSPVDSWMQKPLANLHTAELNLKHLPGIEEYPVRQGGLWETKHEHTHAEVHAEEKGEEKGEERDHHVDEHPHEQRMDGHLWMSFKNTLLLIESVSKQLQQMQPDHAQLIQQRTQAWLNQLRQSNEVVQNQLQAVKNEPFMVLHDAYQYFEKQYQLNGVGSIQLNPSVSPSLKRVAELRARIKEGGVKCVFKEPQFPERRVLAVVKGLDVKVGSLDPMGVVSKAFQQKQQQDFMFYDQFMLKLSEGFTACLQVEN, from the coding sequence ATGTGGAATATTTTATCGAGTTTAATCCATAAAGTACGAAAAGAATTTAATCTAGCGATTAGCCGGTTGCCGAGCGTTAGGTTAGCCAACGCTGGTTATGTGTTTTTGTCTTTTTCGATTATGTCTTATGCCGCATCCAGTTATGCGGTAACCATTACCGTATCCATTCCCCCTTTGGCGGGCATGATTGCCCCTTTGCTTGGTGATGAAGACCGGGTTGAAGTCATCCTAAAGCCAGGTGCAAGTCCGCATGGTTTTCAACTTAAACCATCGCATTTAAGAAACTTACAAAACAGCGATTTGATTGTTTGGGTTGGCAGCCCTGTCGACAGTTGGATGCAAAAACCTTTGGCCAATCTCCATACGGCTGAATTGAATTTAAAACATTTACCCGGGATTGAAGAGTATCCGGTTAGGCAGGGTGGTTTGTGGGAAACCAAGCATGAGCATACTCATGCCGAGGTGCATGCTGAAGAAAAGGGTGAAGAAAAGGGTGAAGAGCGCGACCATCATGTTGATGAGCACCCGCATGAGCAGAGAATGGATGGGCATTTGTGGATGTCCTTCAAGAATACGCTTCTATTGATTGAATCGGTTTCTAAACAGTTGCAACAAATGCAGCCTGATCATGCCCAGCTGATTCAGCAAAGAACCCAGGCCTGGTTAAATCAACTTAGACAGAGCAATGAGGTTGTGCAAAATCAGCTTCAGGCAGTTAAAAATGAGCCTTTTATGGTTCTGCATGATGCTTATCAATATTTTGAAAAACAGTATCAACTTAATGGGGTCGGTTCCATTCAGCTTAATCCATCGGTATCGCCAAGCTTAAAAAGAGTGGCTGAACTTCGCGCTAGAATTAAAGAGGGTGGGGTCAAGTGTGTTTTTAAAGAGCCTCAGTTTCCTGAAAGACGTGTATTGGCGGTGGTTAAAGGTTTGGATGTGAAGGTCGGTAGCTTGGATCCAATGGGGGTTGTGAGTAAGGCGTTTCAGCAAAAACAGCAACAGGACTTTATGTTTTATGACCAGTTTATGCTGAAGTTGAGTGAAGGTTTTACAGCGTGTTTGCAGGTTGAAAATTAG
- a CDS encoding ATP-binding cassette domain-containing protein, producing MQFTHFRQPLIKAENVSHQYETNTVLQQISLQIFPKEIVTLIGPNGAGKSTLLKILLGLTKPTKGKVIRQKNLKIGFMPQKIQIDPTLPMTVERFLQLGLPNTHFKTGFKQSVKNWFFKAAYSNTLIEKTTQDLDIADLLNHPIQKVSGGEMQRILLARALIREPQLLVLDEPVQGVDLQGQTEIYDYINKIRHEYGCGILMVSHDLHIVMKHTDEVLCLNQHMCCTGHPQQVSKSSEFQALFGDLSESLAFYEHHHNNEACQHTHGLHPETQPGQIQNSQTHTIKETN from the coding sequence GTGCAGTTTACTCATTTTAGACAGCCTCTTATTAAAGCTGAAAACGTTTCCCACCAATATGAAACCAACACGGTTTTACAGCAGATTTCGCTGCAGATTTTTCCAAAAGAGATTGTGACACTTATTGGGCCTAACGGCGCGGGTAAATCGACTTTGCTTAAAATCTTACTCGGCTTAACCAAGCCGACAAAGGGCAAAGTGATCCGTCAGAAAAACCTCAAAATTGGTTTTATGCCACAAAAAATCCAAATCGACCCCACCTTGCCGATGACCGTTGAACGTTTTTTGCAATTAGGCCTGCCAAATACACACTTCAAAACGGGATTCAAACAAAGCGTTAAAAACTGGTTTTTCAAGGCTGCATATAGTAACACACTCATTGAAAAAACCACTCAAGATCTCGATATCGCCGACCTCCTCAACCATCCTATCCAAAAAGTTTCCGGTGGTGAAATGCAGCGAATCCTGTTGGCTAGGGCATTGATCAGAGAGCCGCAACTATTAGTGTTGGACGAACCGGTACAAGGAGTTGATTTGCAAGGACAAACTGAAATATATGACTATATCAATAAAATACGCCATGAATATGGTTGTGGAATATTAATGGTCAGCCACGACTTACATATCGTCATGAAACATACCGACGAGGTTTTATGTTTAAACCAACATATGTGCTGTACCGGGCACCCACAACAAGTCAGCAAGTCTTCAGAGTTTCAAGCGCTATTTGGAGACCTATCCGAGAGTTTGGCTTTCTATGAGCACCATCATAACAACGAAGCCTGTCAACACACCCACGGCTTACATCCTGAAACACAACCTGGGCAAATCCAGAACAGTCAAACCCACACCATTAAAGAGACCAATTGA
- a CDS encoding iron chelate uptake ABC transporter family permease subunit, producing MPLLPDFMLFALIGGIGLAIISAPLGVFMVWQRQSYFGATLAHSALLGISIGLFLQLDLTLSVIIVSMMVAAAIFWLSQYKQLSSDTLLGILAHSSLAFGLILISLQDNIQVDLMGYLFGDILSINRVDLGLILLTSLLILVFYLKHWQSLLNATLNPELAQVEGVNVKQVQLLFVLLLAFMIALSMKIVGVLLVTSLLIIPAAAARRLSTSPEQMLVFSIIIGVFSILVGLFTSYYIDLPTGPAIVMAATFLFLLLQLKPQPNN from the coding sequence ATGCCACTACTTCCTGACTTTATGCTTTTTGCGCTGATAGGAGGCATTGGACTCGCCATCATTTCCGCACCGCTTGGCGTATTTATGGTTTGGCAACGCCAATCTTATTTTGGCGCCACCCTTGCGCACTCTGCACTACTAGGCATAAGCATCGGTTTATTTCTGCAACTGGATTTAACCCTAAGTGTCATTATCGTCTCGATGATGGTGGCCGCGGCTATTTTCTGGTTGAGCCAATACAAACAACTATCTTCAGATACGTTATTAGGTATATTGGCCCATAGTAGCCTGGCATTCGGACTGATATTGATTAGCTTGCAAGACAATATTCAAGTGGATTTAATGGGTTACTTGTTTGGCGATATCTTAAGCATCAACCGTGTCGATTTAGGGCTAATCCTACTAACCAGCCTTTTAATCCTGGTGTTTTATTTAAAGCACTGGCAGTCATTGCTTAATGCCACTCTTAACCCTGAACTCGCCCAAGTCGAAGGGGTTAATGTCAAACAAGTGCAGCTCCTGTTTGTGCTTCTCTTAGCCTTTATGATCGCGCTTTCTATGAAAATAGTCGGGGTTTTATTGGTGACCTCGTTGCTTATCATCCCTGCGGCGGCGGCGAGAAGACTATCCACATCACCGGAACAGATGCTGGTATTCAGCATTATCATTGGCGTTTTTTCAATCTTAGTGGGCCTATTCACCTCTTACTACATTGATTTGCCAACCGGTCCTGCGATTGTAATGGCGGCAACGTTTCTCTTCTTACTACTGCAGTTAAAACCCCAACCTAACAATTAG
- a CDS encoding methyl-accepting chemotaxis protein, which translates to MSIKMKMIFGIIGTLSLFLISTLATQWLVNETNKTISLVVDENGQKLEFLASLKESASQREIQLLNLALLDPDADSYEINLEAYKKQLKESADSISTFFNKLNELKFSQEEMAVYDEIKLSMNGANAAFASFMTAIDEGFQSEAIVIMKEEFRPKYLVFSNTVARLQQMQKEKNRIAVEDLHEAEESSVLYLWIAFILIVIAFTVGGSVITRSLLRSIDSMEKVMTKICQTGEMKHRIKVYGNDELARTAEAFNLLLDDINQAVSGVNTVLNSIAKGDFSRRVESDLKGDFLQMKEEVNTSVNQISSIMNILEITAQNFRSGQLKVHQDDSVHLEGKFSDVVYDLDRSAEHMKTIVDSIADTLNHLAHGDFSARSEADVRGDFIPLKESLNVTLNDLENFVNEVAQVQASISDGDLTHTVKGTYAGKMAVLKDSLNSSVKNTAVMVAKVGAVTDSVVNGVENLTRGNSDISRRVQEQAAALEETSASMEQMTSAVRHNADNAVQAKDKTLDARKQLESGLVTMEQALTSMEQMSEANQKINEITTLIDGIAFQTNLLALNAAVEAARAGEHGRGFAVVAGEVRSLAGKSAEAAGEIKHLIENSVKISQESGRYVRDTSDALTQINSAMHEVSEMVTEISGTSEEQARGVEQVNIAINSMDEMTQGNAAVVEKAAESSKAVLDDADTLKEQVNKFIIDTDVVARTEKLIHSQVASQFEKMIEAHMAWKGKIRAFVEGVDIGVSYEVATDHTACILGKWYYNEGQELMNLPLMQQLGDEHMQMHQGIKTVMDAKSIDDIDSVEQGLAAVDEQSEKVVEILYKLIDQVA; encoded by the coding sequence ATGTCAATTAAAATGAAGATGATTTTTGGAATCATTGGAACTTTATCTCTTTTCTTAATCAGTACCTTAGCGACTCAGTGGCTAGTAAATGAAACCAATAAAACCATTTCTCTGGTGGTTGATGAAAATGGTCAGAAACTTGAATTTTTAGCTTCTTTGAAAGAAAGTGCTTCTCAGCGTGAAATTCAGCTTTTGAATCTGGCATTGTTGGACCCCGATGCCGATAGTTATGAAATCAATCTAGAGGCCTATAAAAAACAGCTCAAAGAGAGTGCCGACTCCATTTCTACTTTCTTCAATAAGTTGAATGAACTCAAGTTCAGTCAAGAGGAAATGGCGGTGTATGATGAGATAAAATTGAGCATGAACGGTGCGAATGCGGCATTTGCTAGTTTTATGACCGCCATTGATGAAGGCTTTCAATCTGAAGCGATTGTCATTATGAAAGAGGAGTTTCGTCCTAAATATTTAGTGTTTTCAAACACGGTTGCTCGATTACAGCAGATGCAAAAAGAGAAAAACCGAATCGCTGTCGAGGATTTACATGAAGCCGAAGAATCGAGTGTCTTATATCTATGGATTGCGTTTATCTTGATTGTCATTGCCTTTACTGTTGGTGGTTCTGTCATCACGCGTAGCTTGTTACGATCGATTGACTCAATGGAAAAAGTCATGACTAAAATTTGCCAAACGGGAGAGATGAAGCATCGCATTAAGGTATATGGTAACGATGAGCTTGCAAGAACGGCTGAGGCCTTCAATCTGTTATTGGATGATATTAATCAGGCGGTTTCAGGGGTGAATACAGTTTTAAACTCTATTGCAAAAGGGGATTTTAGTCGCCGTGTGGAAAGTGATTTGAAAGGCGATTTTTTACAAATGAAAGAAGAGGTGAATACCTCCGTTAATCAAATTAGTTCGATTATGAATATTTTGGAAATCACGGCTCAAAATTTCCGTTCTGGTCAGCTTAAGGTGCATCAGGATGATAGCGTGCACTTGGAAGGTAAGTTTTCGGATGTGGTCTATGATTTAGATCGTTCTGCAGAGCATATGAAGACAATCGTGGATTCGATAGCCGATACCTTGAATCACTTGGCGCATGGTGATTTTTCAGCCCGTTCCGAAGCGGATGTGCGTGGTGACTTCATCCCTTTAAAAGAGTCATTGAATGTGACTTTGAACGACCTGGAAAATTTTGTGAATGAGGTGGCACAAGTACAGGCCTCTATCAGTGACGGTGACTTAACTCATACCGTGAAAGGAACCTATGCCGGTAAAATGGCGGTTTTAAAAGATTCGTTAAATAGTTCGGTTAAAAATACCGCCGTCATGGTGGCTAAGGTTGGCGCAGTCACCGATTCGGTGGTTAATGGTGTCGAAAACTTAACCCGCGGTAACTCGGATATCAGCCGTAGAGTACAAGAGCAGGCGGCGGCATTGGAAGAGACCTCTGCATCGATGGAGCAGATGACCAGTGCGGTACGCCATAATGCCGATAATGCGGTGCAGGCTAAGGATAAAACCTTGGATGCAAGGAAACAACTGGAGTCAGGATTGGTGACAATGGAACAGGCTTTAACCTCTATGGAGCAGATGTCTGAAGCGAATCAAAAAATTAATGAAATTACCACTTTGATTGATGGAATTGCATTCCAAACCAATCTGCTCGCTTTGAATGCGGCTGTAGAGGCGGCTAGAGCCGGTGAACATGGACGAGGGTTTGCGGTTGTGGCCGGAGAAGTCCGAAGTTTGGCCGGTAAATCTGCTGAAGCGGCGGGTGAGATTAAGCATTTGATTGAAAACAGCGTGAAGATCAGCCAAGAGAGTGGTCGTTACGTTAGAGATACCAGCGATGCTTTAACCCAAATCAATAGTGCTATGCATGAAGTCAGTGAGATGGTCACCGAAATCTCGGGTACCAGTGAGGAGCAAGCCAGAGGGGTTGAGCAGGTCAATATTGCAATCAACTCAATGGATGAGATGACTCAAGGGAATGCCGCGGTAGTGGAGAAAGCCGCCGAGTCAAGTAAAGCGGTATTGGATGATGCGGATACCTTAAAAGAGCAGGTTAATAAATTTATCATCGATACCGACGTCGTGGCACGTACCGAGAAGTTGATCCATTCACAGGTGGCGAGCCAATTTGAGAAGATGATTGAAGCGCATATGGCGTGGAAAGGCAAGATTCGTGCGTTTGTTGAGGGGGTTGATATCGGTGTGAGTTATGAAGTGGCAACCGATCATACTGCCTGTATTTTAGGGAAGTGGTATTACAATGAAGGTCAGGAATTGATGAATTTACCACTAATGCAGCAGTTGGGCGATGAGCATATGCAAATGCATCAAGGTATAAAAACGGTAATGGACGCTAAATCAATCGATGATATCGATTCGGTAGAACAAGGTTTGGCCGCCGTTGATGAACAAAGTGAGAAGGTGGTGGAGATTCTCTATAAGTTAATTGACCAGGTTGCTTGA
- the folA gene encoding type 3 dihydrofolate reductase: protein MKVAMIAAMAKNRVIGLDNDMPWHLPDDLKFFKATTTGKPVIMGRKTFESIGSKPLPNRPNYVISRQPDFEAPGATVFASIDAALSELAEHEEVIIMGGGQLYSMMLPKADKLYLTLIDAEIDGDTLFPDWTKMAWNELSREHHPKDERHAFEFDFVTLEKA from the coding sequence ATGAAGGTTGCAATGATTGCCGCCATGGCAAAAAACCGCGTTATCGGCCTAGATAACGATATGCCTTGGCATTTACCGGATGATTTGAAATTCTTTAAAGCCACTACCACCGGCAAGCCGGTGATTATGGGTAGAAAAACCTTTGAATCGATTGGTTCCAAGCCGTTACCGAACCGTCCTAACTATGTGATCAGTCGTCAACCTGATTTTGAAGCACCCGGCGCTACGGTGTTTGCTTCAATTGATGCCGCTTTGAGTGAACTCGCTGAGCATGAAGAAGTCATTATTATGGGAGGTGGTCAGCTTTATAGCATGATGCTGCCTAAAGCCGATAAATTATATCTAACGCTTATTGATGCGGAAATAGATGGCGATACCCTTTTCCCTGATTGGACCAAAATGGCATGGAATGAGCTTTCAAGAGAACATCATCCTAAAGATGAGCGTCATGCTTTTGAGTTTGATTTTGTCACATTAGAGAAAGCTTAA
- a CDS encoding thymidylate synthase codes for MKQYLDLLNHILEKGTDKGDRTGTGTRSVFGYQMRFDLQDGFPLVTTKKLHIRSIVHELLWFLSGDTNIKYLKDNGVRIWDEWATESGDLGPLYGKQWVAWQKPNGETINQIAEVVETLKNNPNSRRMIVTAWNPADLPDESISPQQNVENGQMALATCHAFFQFYVANGKVSCQLYQRSADTFLGVPFNIASYALLLHMIAQQTGYEVGDFVWTGGDVHLYNNTMDQAREQLTREPYPLPKLVIKRKPQSIFDYKFEDFEIVDYESHPHIKAEVSV; via the coding sequence ATGAAACAGTATTTAGATTTATTAAATCATATTTTAGAAAAGGGAACCGATAAAGGCGACCGAACCGGTACCGGAACTCGCTCGGTATTTGGTTATCAGATGCGTTTTGATTTACAGGACGGTTTTCCGCTGGTTACCACTAAAAAATTACATATTCGTTCTATTGTGCATGAGCTGCTATGGTTTTTGAGCGGTGACACCAATATCAAATACCTTAAAGATAATGGTGTGCGCATTTGGGATGAGTGGGCCACCGAGTCAGGCGATTTGGGGCCTCTATACGGTAAACAATGGGTGGCCTGGCAGAAACCGAATGGTGAAACCATCAACCAGATTGCTGAAGTGGTTGAAACCTTGAAAAACAACCCGAATAGCCGTCGCATGATTGTAACGGCTTGGAACCCTGCGGACTTGCCGGATGAGTCGATTAGTCCACAGCAAAACGTCGAAAACGGACAGATGGCATTGGCGACTTGTCATGCCTTCTTTCAATTCTATGTGGCCAATGGCAAAGTTTCCTGTCAATTGTATCAACGTAGTGCGGACACCTTTTTAGGTGTGCCGTTCAATATCGCCAGTTATGCACTGTTGTTGCATATGATTGCCCAACAAACGGGTTATGAAGTGGGGGATTTTGTATGGACCGGCGGTGATGTACATCTCTATAACAATACCATGGATCAGGCGCGTGAACAGTTGACTCGTGAACCGTACCCTTTGCCAAAACTGGTTATCAAACGTAAGCCGCAGAGCATTTTCGACTATAAATTCGAGGATTTTGAAATAGTCGATTATGAATCTCACCCTCATATCAAAGCCGAGGTGTCGGTATGA
- the lgt gene encoding prolipoprotein diacylglyceryl transferase: MWSYPNIDPVALDLGVLQIHWYGLMYLIAFAGGWFYGVYRAKTREPWNSEMVGDLLFYVAMGVILGGRIGYILFYDLAHYVAAPLDVFKVWQGGMSFHGGLLGVTIAMLAFAKKTQQSLFQVADFVAPLVPIGLFTGRIGNFINGELWGKTTDSALGMWVFDPVIQQTVQKYPTQLLEALLEGFLLFLILAWYARKPRPPGSIAGVFLIGYGVFRFAVEFWRVPDAQIGYLLWDWLTMGQILSLPMVVIGLLLVIYTHQKQQKNQ, encoded by the coding sequence ATGTGGTCCTATCCAAATATTGATCCGGTTGCCTTAGACTTAGGTGTTCTACAAATCCACTGGTATGGTTTGATGTATCTTATCGCCTTTGCCGGTGGTTGGTTTTATGGTGTGTATCGTGCTAAAACACGTGAACCTTGGAACAGTGAAATGGTGGGTGACCTCCTGTTCTATGTGGCGATGGGAGTGATTTTGGGAGGTAGGATTGGCTATATCCTGTTCTATGATTTGGCTCACTATGTTGCCGCACCTTTGGATGTCTTTAAGGTTTGGCAAGGTGGCATGTCTTTTCATGGTGGATTGCTCGGTGTAACCATCGCAATGCTGGCTTTTGCTAAGAAAACCCAGCAGAGCCTTTTTCAAGTTGCCGATTTTGTCGCGCCACTGGTGCCCATCGGTTTATTTACCGGGCGAATCGGTAATTTCATTAATGGTGAATTGTGGGGTAAAACCACAGATTCAGCTTTAGGCATGTGGGTTTTTGACCCTGTTATCCAACAGACAGTACAAAAGTATCCTACCCAACTGTTGGAAGCGTTGTTGGAAGGTTTTCTGTTATTCCTGATTTTAGCCTGGTACGCTAGAAAACCTCGTCCGCCTGGCTCTATCGCGGGTGTGTTTTTAATTGGTTATGGTGTCTTTAGGTTTGCCGTGGAATTTTGGAGAGTTCCCGATGCTCAGATTGGATATTTGCTGTGGGATTGGTTGACCATGGGGCAAATCTTATCTTTACCGATGGTCGTAATCGGGCTTTTGTTGGTAATCTATACCCATCAGAAACAGCAAAAGAATCAGTAG
- a CDS encoding methyl-accepting chemotaxis protein: MKDWLRKLTIKQKMRFGFGVIWGVLAIITIQAAINLAVVRSSVSEMIEQHQPIALEAKESAFVLEKSMNALSMYILMNEPTLLEHYQAGIQKVTENVDKSKVSLKSYGEDSKLLLDKYSLLEQHMLELQPLVEQVKVLQESRVKKFPAFEYVNNNMSKLANSMQQTLSVMINSEMAELSPQRQTILSDLLELQKSWLNVTSSLRGYIGFRSDSMAESTDNYLNRFESLIQKVKQQKQVEFTIEEEDGIVTLETLYENYREHYMVVKGIHGGDKWRMDVWLMNTQILPIFERLDKELIEISDLAVNDVDQMSEDVMGLSLNSIILLLLFSAIGQIAGMMVSNRVTKSVVSPIQDISEAMKDISEGEGDLTRRLPVKSRDEIGQLAEHFNAFVNKIHKMLSELSKTVGELEVSSRSLLDITHQAKEGAQQQLAATGGLSSSMIDMTEKSRSVEDHSHNTSRATQQAAERIKESGEMVVSTANQIQKLSSGMQEMTDAVELLREDSESIGTVVSVIRAIAEQTNLLSLNAAIEAARAGEHGRGFAVVADEVRSLAQRTQESTVQIEQIIDKIRNATLSTVKVVESGQDSTKASCEAVTRTKEMLQPVVILMDDINQMSQQMAQAAHTQSSLAQEINQNINQIHDVTERAAEGANSTEKAGNNLQHLADKLESLVHQFKI, encoded by the coding sequence ATGAAAGACTGGTTGAGAAAACTCACTATCAAACAAAAAATGCGCTTTGGATTCGGTGTTATCTGGGGTGTACTGGCAATTATTACTATTCAGGCGGCAATAAATTTAGCCGTAGTTCGTTCTAGTGTCTCGGAGATGATAGAGCAACATCAGCCAATTGCCTTGGAAGCCAAAGAATCGGCTTTTGTCCTTGAAAAAAGCATGAATGCTTTGAGTATGTATATTTTGATGAATGAGCCAACGCTGTTGGAACATTACCAAGCCGGCATTCAAAAAGTCACAGAGAATGTGGATAAGTCTAAGGTCAGTCTGAAATCCTATGGTGAGGATTCTAAGTTACTGTTAGATAAATACAGCTTGTTGGAACAGCATATGTTGGAACTCCAGCCGCTGGTTGAACAGGTAAAGGTTCTGCAAGAGAGCCGTGTTAAGAAGTTTCCGGCGTTTGAATATGTGAATAACAATATGTCGAAGTTGGCTAATAGTATGCAGCAAACTTTGTCTGTGATGATTAATTCGGAGATGGCGGAGCTTAGTCCACAAAGACAAACCATTTTAAGTGATTTGCTTGAGTTGCAAAAATCTTGGTTGAACGTCACCAGTAGTTTACGCGGCTATATCGGATTCAGAAGTGACTCCATGGCTGAATCAACCGATAACTATTTAAACCGTTTCGAGTCATTGATCCAAAAAGTCAAACAACAAAAACAGGTTGAGTTCACTATTGAAGAGGAAGACGGCATCGTCACTCTTGAAACGCTTTATGAAAACTACCGTGAGCATTATATGGTGGTCAAAGGCATTCATGGTGGTGATAAATGGCGTATGGATGTCTGGTTGATGAATACGCAAATCTTGCCGATTTTCGAGCGTCTAGATAAAGAGTTGATTGAAATATCTGACTTGGCGGTCAATGATGTTGATCAAATGAGCGAAGATGTCATGGGCTTGAGTTTGAACAGTATCATTCTATTGTTGCTGTTCTCTGCCATTGGTCAAATTGCCGGCATGATGGTCTCTAATCGAGTGACTAAATCTGTGGTTTCACCGATTCAGGATATTTCAGAAGCGATGAAAGACATCTCGGAAGGTGAAGGGGATTTGACACGCCGTCTTCCGGTCAAAAGCCGTGATGAGATTGGGCAGTTAGCTGAGCACTTCAACGCATTTGTAAATAAAATTCATAAAATGCTCTCCGAGCTTTCCAAGACCGTAGGTGAGTTGGAAGTCTCTTCACGAAGCCTGTTGGATATCACTCATCAAGCGAAAGAAGGTGCACAACAACAGCTTGCCGCCACGGGTGGCTTGTCATCTTCGATGATTGATATGACAGAAAAATCTAGAAGTGTGGAAGATCATTCGCATAATACTTCAAGAGCGACACAGCAAGCGGCAGAGCGCATTAAAGAGAGTGGTGAAATGGTGGTGAGTACCGCCAACCAAATTCAAAAACTTTCCAGTGGAATGCAGGAGATGACCGATGCGGTTGAACTCTTGAGAGAGGACAGTGAGTCTATCGGTACCGTTGTGAGTGTGATTCGAGCCATTGCTGAGCAAACCAATCTACTTTCACTTAACGCGGCGATTGAAGCGGCGAGAGCGGGTGAACATGGACGAGGATTTGCGGTAGTTGCTGATGAGGTGAGAAGCCTAGCTCAGAGAACTCAGGAATCGACCGTACAGATTGAGCAAATTATTGACAAAATCCGCAATGCGACCTTATCGACCGTTAAGGTGGTAGAGTCTGGGCAGGATTCAACCAAAGCCAGTTGTGAGGCGGTGACACGAACCAAAGAGATGTTACAGCCTGTGGTGATTCTAATGGATGACATCAATCAAATGAGTCAACAAATGGCACAAGCGGCACATACACAAAGTTCATTGGCTCAAGAGATAAATCAGAATATTAACCAGATCCACGATGTAACCGAAAGAGCGGCGGAAGGAGCGAACAGCACCGAAAAAGCGGGTAACAATTTACAACACCTTGCCGATAAGCTTGAAAGTTTGGTGCATCAATTCAAGATTTAA
- a CDS encoding SDR family NAD(P)-dependent oxidoreductase has product MQGLKDKRILITGASSGIGAGMARVLAREGCRLVLHYNRNQAGIERTLQAVEALGAQAKVIRCDFKQLNQLTEFFNQAWSFFEGLDGLVNNAGIVTKSTSLKDAEGQQFADTLAVNLQAPYQLSTAFAQACIQAKQPGAIVNNSSIHGQATCEWFSAYAASKMGLDAITKVQAVEWGQHGIRVNGLAPGVVPVERTDKILNEASMAEKWRERMPAGRYGTTEEMGEATAYLLSDATLWMTGSILTIDGGLIARGNYPVR; this is encoded by the coding sequence ATGCAAGGCTTAAAAGATAAACGAATTTTAATTACCGGTGCTTCCAGCGGTATCGGTGCGGGCATGGCAAGGGTGTTAGCCCGCGAGGGTTGTCGATTGGTGTTGCATTACAACCGTAATCAGGCGGGAATTGAAAGAACTTTGCAAGCCGTAGAGGCTCTTGGCGCTCAAGCTAAAGTGATTCGTTGCGATTTCAAGCAACTCAATCAATTGACCGAATTCTTTAACCAGGCCTGGTCATTTTTTGAAGGTTTGGATGGTTTGGTGAATAATGCCGGAATTGTGACTAAAAGCACATCTTTAAAAGATGCGGAAGGCCAGCAGTTTGCCGATACTCTAGCAGTCAATCTGCAAGCTCCTTATCAATTAAGCACGGCGTTTGCCCAAGCCTGCATTCAAGCGAAACAGCCGGGAGCGATTGTGAATAACAGCAGTATCCATGGTCAGGCCACTTGTGAGTGGTTCTCCGCTTATGCAGCCTCTAAAATGGGTTTGGATGCAATTACCAAAGTGCAAGCGGTAGAGTGGGGGCAACACGGTATTCGAGTCAATGGTTTGGCGCCGGGTGTGGTGCCGGTTGAACGCACCGATAAGATTTTGAATGAAGCTTCTATGGCTGAAAAATGGCGTGAACGCATGCCGGCAGGGCGCTATGGCACAACCGAAGAGATGGGTGAGGCAACAGCCTATTTATTGTCGGATGCCACCTTGTGGATGACAGGTTCGATTTTGACCATTGATGGGGGGTTAATTGCCCGCGGTAACTATCCGGTGCGGTAG